Proteins encoded in a region of the Halioglobus maricola genome:
- a CDS encoding S1 RNA-binding domain-containing protein — MNSPTLEIGRYNELTILETGDHGVILDGHQAGRLLLSRRQCPPDLSPGDNLEVFIFVDSLGDAVPTTRRPAAQVGEVAWLEIVEVNEIGAFADWGMSKDLFIPFAEQPHKLSKGRHALVRVYIDNKGRLAGSNRIDHWIEDETEGFKTGQAVRLMIADKTEMGFKAIINHQYWGLLYANELYQRVRKGQTVDGYIKRVRDDSRVDLTLSQPGFSKGKMAGISEQILAALEDNDGFLPLNDKSPPKEIYATFKVSKKVFKQAVGGLYKQRKIVLENGGIRLSD; from the coding sequence ATGAATTCTCCCACCCTTGAGATCGGCCGCTACAATGAGCTCACCATCCTTGAAACAGGCGATCACGGTGTCATTCTGGACGGTCATCAAGCTGGCCGTCTGCTGCTCTCGCGCCGCCAGTGTCCTCCGGACCTAAGCCCCGGGGATAATCTGGAGGTGTTTATTTTCGTCGATTCACTCGGCGACGCTGTACCCACCACTCGCCGCCCGGCGGCGCAAGTCGGCGAAGTTGCCTGGCTAGAGATCGTAGAGGTGAACGAGATCGGCGCCTTTGCGGATTGGGGCATGAGCAAAGACCTGTTCATTCCCTTCGCCGAACAACCCCACAAACTCAGCAAGGGTCGCCATGCCCTGGTGCGCGTCTACATCGACAACAAGGGCCGCCTCGCTGGCTCCAATCGTATTGATCACTGGATAGAGGATGAAACCGAGGGATTTAAAACAGGCCAGGCGGTGAGACTGATGATAGCTGACAAGACCGAAATGGGATTCAAGGCCATCATCAATCACCAGTATTGGGGGCTACTATACGCCAACGAACTCTACCAACGGGTGCGTAAAGGCCAGACCGTAGACGGCTACATCAAGCGCGTGCGGGACGACAGCCGAGTAGACCTCACCCTGAGTCAACCGGGTTTCAGCAAGGGCAAAATGGCGGGGATCAGCGAGCAGATACTCGCTGCGCTCGAAGACAATGACGGATTCCTGCCCCTAAACGACAAAAGCCCACCCAAAGAAATTTACGCGACCTTCAAGGTCAGCAAAAAAGTCTTCAAGCAGGCTGTTGGTGGTTTATACAAGCAGCGCAAGATTGTGCTGGAAAATGGCGGGATTCGCCTTTCCGACTAA
- a CDS encoding cold-shock protein, producing the protein MSRVTGKVKWFNETKGFGFIEQESGPDVFAHFSAIQGSGFKTLAEGQEVEFTVTAGQKGPQAEAITVIS; encoded by the coding sequence ATGTCCAGAGTTACTGGCAAAGTTAAATGGTTTAACGAGACTAAAGGTTTTGGTTTCATCGAACAGGAATCCGGCCCCGATGTGTTTGCACACTTCAGCGCCATCCAGGGTTCCGGCTTCAAGACTCTCGCAGAGGGCCAGGAAGTTGAGTTCACCGTTACAGCCGGCCAGAAAGGCCCTCAGGCAGAAGCGATCACCGTAATCTCCTGA
- a CDS encoding serine hydrolase domain-containing protein, whose amino-acid sequence MTQSLRALMAAPLLILATACSDSSDRDNTAPEPPPAPPAYDFAAVDDRMQQFVDEAADFDGVSYILVDAEWGVIHRAAFGDHTEDLITQLASGSKVPAVSLLMALDGDEGLDFGISEPIGPYLPWDGLFADRTVEQLVSNTSGMPGLTTILADTATYWDLACQFFPTGTLQECAERIYITEVPGIVPPSTEYNYGGSQWQVAGAVAEIVSNSTWAQAFDAYIAQPCELEVMEFGNPWSDFESFDGSPDSLIGRDNPNIEGGAISNLDDVAKLMMMHLNDGLCGDSQVLAPGAAAFMREDRGGEFGTPYGMGWFIDVPEDGSAPTLFTDPGLFGHTTWIDIERGIGGFVAVDTYSIGTSGPVRELVEAEIIAAVAAEVDRARAEQE is encoded by the coding sequence TGCTCCCCCGGCGTATGACTTTGCTGCTGTCGATGACCGGATGCAGCAATTTGTTGATGAAGCGGCAGATTTTGACGGAGTATCTTATATTCTCGTAGACGCTGAATGGGGTGTGATTCATCGGGCCGCGTTCGGAGATCACACAGAGGATCTCATCACCCAGCTGGCGTCCGGCAGTAAGGTGCCAGCGGTAAGTTTGTTGATGGCACTCGACGGCGACGAAGGCCTGGATTTTGGTATCTCAGAGCCCATCGGCCCGTACCTGCCCTGGGACGGTCTTTTTGCCGATCGCACGGTCGAGCAATTAGTGAGCAATACCTCGGGCATGCCCGGCTTGACGACTATTCTGGCAGACACGGCGACCTATTGGGATCTCGCTTGCCAGTTCTTCCCGACCGGGACGTTACAAGAGTGCGCTGAACGTATTTACATCACCGAAGTTCCGGGCATCGTCCCTCCCAGCACTGAGTATAACTATGGTGGTAGCCAGTGGCAGGTGGCCGGCGCCGTCGCTGAAATCGTGAGCAATTCTACCTGGGCGCAGGCATTCGACGCGTATATTGCTCAGCCTTGTGAGCTGGAAGTGATGGAGTTCGGAAACCCCTGGAGTGACTTCGAGAGCTTCGACGGCAGTCCGGACAGCCTGATCGGTAGAGACAATCCCAATATCGAAGGTGGCGCCATCAGTAATCTCGATGACGTGGCCAAGCTGATGATGATGCATCTGAACGACGGGCTTTGTGGCGATAGCCAGGTACTGGCACCAGGTGCGGCAGCGTTTATGCGCGAGGATCGGGGAGGTGAATTCGGGACTCCGTACGGTATGGGATGGTTTATTGACGTGCCTGAAGACGGTTCAGCCCCTACTTTGTTCACTGATCCTGGCTTGTTCGGTCATACCACCTGGATTGATATCGAGCGTGGAATAGGGGGTTTTGTTGCCGTTGATACATACTCAATAGGCACCTCAGGTCCTGTCCGAGAGCTGGTCGAAGCGGAAATCATCGCTGCCGTCGCGGCGGAGGTTGATCGCGCCAGGGCAGAGCAGGAATAA